AAAGTAGTCTATAAGAAGTGGAATATCTTCTCTTCTTTCCCTTAGAGGAGGTAGTTTTATAGGTAAAACATTTAGTCTATAAAATAAATCTTTTCTGAAATTGCCCTTTAAGACTTCATTTTGTAAATCCTTATTGCTAGCCGCAATTATTCTAACATCTACTACTATCTCATTCATTCCTCCTATCCTAGAAACTGTACCCTCCTCTATTACCCTAAGTAGCCTTGTTTGCATATCTAAAGGCATCTCGGCTATTTCGTCTAAAAATATTGTTCCTCCATCTGCAATTTCAAATTTCCCAGGGTGTCCATTTCTTTTGGCACCAGTAAAAGCTCCTTCCTCATATCCAAAAAGCTCTGATTCTATTAGATTCCTAGGTATGGCTCCACAGTTAATAGCTACAAAAGCTTCCTCTCTTCTATTTCCATAATTGTGTATAGATTGAGCCAATACCTCTTTACCAGTACCACTTTCACCTGTTATCAATATAGTAGATTTACTATCAGCTACTTTTTTAGCAAACTCTATTACGCTTAGTAGCTTTTCGCTGTTTCCAATTATCTTATCAAAAGTATATATGGCTTGTCTGCCCATTATTTTATTAGCTAGCCTTCTAGGCTTCTTCACTTCATTAAATACATAGATAATATCTGTTACTTCTTCATTATTATCTAATACTGAATGTGCACTTAGATTAAACTGAAGTTTATTAGTTTTTGCATTAATAAAAACTTCTTCATCAATAAATGGCTTCTTAGAGTTAATACTATCTCTCAAAGCTTGCCACCCCTTAAACAACTCTGATACCATCATTTTTTTCATTTCATCATAGCTATACCCAAACATTTTTAAAGCATGTCTATTTATGCCTTTTATATTGCCATCTAAGTCAGAGGTTATTATCCCCATGGGAATGGAGTCTATAATTGTTTCAATGTATTTTTTGGATATCATTAACTGGCTACTAAATTCTTCTATTTCAAATATTTTTTCTATTGCTTTAGTAGCTGCTACTACCATTCCAAGAGTATGTGGGTGAACAGATTCCGTATATCCTGTAAGGTCAAGACTACCTATTATTTCGCCCTTATTGTTCAAAATTGGGCTGGCAGAACAAGTCCATCTGTGATAGGCCGTTATATAATGCTCTTCTCCTGTAACCTGTACTGGCCTCTTTTCATATAATGCTAAGCTCATGGCATTTGTGCCTATATTAGCTTCATCCATAAAAGCACCAGGAATCATCTTTAAATCGAAAGCTTCCGATAGTATCTCCTCATGACCTATAACACTTAATATGCAGCCTTCTGAATCTGTAAGTATAGCAAAAAAACTCTCTCCCTTTAAAATACTATAGAGTTGATTTATTAGTGGCTCAGAAATAATTATTAGGTCTTTATTCTTTAATAATCTCTCTTGCAATTCCCCGTCACATATGATTCTATTGCTAACTCTTTGACTTCTTTTGATGCCATTTTTTTTGCTTCTTTCATGTGATGAAATTATATACTCTTTTTTAACATCTCCTGTTATAGCATTCATATCTTTCATCCTCTACCCTAAATTGCTTTATTCTCTAAGAAGCACTTCATCTCCAACTCTAACTCTTCCTCCAAGTATTACCTTTGCAAATACAACTCCATATCTAAGGGAACATGCCTCTGTCCTTTTTACAATATTGCAATCTAAAAAGCATCTTTTTCCTATAGCTGTAATTTGAAAAATACTTTCGCCTATGACGAGCTCTCGACCACAAACAAGTTTACTTGCATCTAAACCCTGTACAGTCAAATTTTCATAAAATTTTCTAACACATAATCCATCAGCCTCTATAGTCTCTATCCTGTTTCTCCCCTCAGCAGAAAACAAGGTTACTTGTCTATCTCCTGAAAATGAATGCTTATCTCCTATGAGTCCATGATTTTCTTTAAACACCCCTTCTTCAACTGACCTGAGAGTCATTTCTTTTGGGTCACATAGATATATGGCTGTTACTTTCCCAATTATAGTAGCTTGCTTAAAATCCAATTCCATAGATTTATAACACCTCAATAATGTCCCCAGGTCTAACTACTCCGCCTTTTATAACTTTAGTAAATATTCCTTCCTTTGGCATTACACACTTACCTACTTGCTGTGCAATAGCACATCCAGTATGACACTCTTTTCCTATTTGGGTTACTTCCTGAATAGTTTCCCCTATCTTCATTCTAGTTCCTACAGGTAGCTCATATAATATGATACCTTCTGTAGTTATATTTTCTGCAAAACTGCCATGGTCTAGCCCATCTATTCCAAGAGCCTTCATTTTATTAAAGCTTTCTATACCTAATAGGCTTACTTGTCTATGCCATTTTCCAGCATGTGCATCTCCCTCTAGTCCGAAGTCTTCTATGAATACTCCTTCTTTTATAGGTTTTTTTACAACTCCCTTTTTCTCACTAATATTTATATCAAGTACCTTGCCTATTTTACTCATTATGGTGCCTCCTTAGTTATTTTAAAATATCAATTAAATATCAGTTTTAAAGCTAGAGATATTTATAAACATAAAGAAATAGCTATTATCCAAATTCTTAGAAAATTTTATTAGTTAATTGCAATAATAAACTAATCCTCTTTTCTAATATATTCTCCTGACTTACCACCAGATTTTCTTATAAGCTTTATATCTCCTATTACCATGTCCTTGTCTACAGCCTTACACATGTCATATATAGTTAATGCAGCAAGAGAAACAGCAGTTAATGCCTCCATCTCTACTCCTGTTTTGCCGACAGTCTTAACTTCTGATTGAATCTCTATACTATCTTCTAGAATGTTGAAGCTTATATCTGCACCAGTTAGGAAAATATTATGACACATGGGAATAAGGTCACTTGTCTTTTTTGCTCCCATTATTCCACCAATCTGAGCTACTGAAAGAACATCACCTTTTTTTATTAGCCCATCCTTTATCATATTGATAGTTTCTTTTTTCATTTTAATATTGCCTACAGCCACTGCAACTCTCTTTGTATCATTCTTTTCGCTGACTTCCACCATATGGGCTCTACCACTTTCATTAAAATGTGTAAACTTCATCTTAGCCTCCTATTTGATACATACTATCAGTTATATACTGACCGTCCTCTAAATGATGTGCTTCTGGTTTTTGTTTAATAGCGTTTAATATGATTTTCTCTATATCTTCTCCTTGTCTTAGCTTGTCCTTTAAGTCAATTTCTTCATTTGAATGTAAACAAAGCTTTAACTTACCTTGAGATGTTAGTCTAACCCTATTACAATAGTCACAGAACTTACATGATATAGGATTTATAATACCTACTCTTCCTTTTGCACCTGGCAGCTTATAATAAACAGCAGGTGATGATGGGTCTAGTCTTTCTACACTCTTTAATGTATTTACTTTATCTAATATTACTTCGTTGGAAACAAAGTTTTCCTCAGCCCATTTTGAAGCTTCCCCTACAGGCATGAGCTCTATGAATCTTACGTCTATTTCATCTGCTCTTGTTAGATTAACAAAATCCTCTATTTCATTTACATTGAATCCACCAATTAAAACAGTATTTATTTTTATAGGAGTAAGACCTACTGATTTAGCTACATCGATACCATCTAAAACATCCTTTAGCCTTCCACCTCTAGTGATTTGAGAATATTTCTCTTCATCTAATGTATCCAAGCTTATGTTTACTCGATTAAGTCCTGCAGACTTTAAGTCTCGTGCATATTTTTTTAAGAGAATACCATTTGTAGTCATGGCTAAATCCTTTATTCCATCTAGGTTTCCTAGTTTTTCTACCAGATTAACAAACCCTTTTCTTGTAAGTGGCTCTCCACCAGTTAACCTGATTTTATTAATTCCTAATGAAACAAATACTTTAGCTATCTCATATATCTCTTCTAGTGATAGAATGTCTTTGTGTTCAACCTTACATATGCCTTTTTCAGGCATACAATATTTACATCTTAAGTTACACAAGTCTGTTACAGATATACGAAGGTAATTAATACTTCTTCCAAATGAATCCTTCATCTATTCACCTACTTTTCTTAGTCTTATGCTAATAATCATAGTGTAGCGGTATTTTAACATTAGTATAACGATAGTGTAGCAAGCATAGCAGTAGTTAAACGGTTATGTCTACAGCTTAGCTACTGTCACCTACTGGTTTATTAAAATTATCTGTCCAGTTTGCTCAAGCTCATAGCCTCCAAGTACCATAACTCTTTCTTTGAATTCATCTGATTTTATTGTTTCAATGAATTCTTTAATTCTTTCATCATTTAAGGATTCTTGTGTGACTAAAAAGTCATAATCCTCATAACCTACACTTACAAATTCTAGATCTAATGCTTTTGCAGCAGAATAAATCCCTAGGCCTGTTGTAGCAGAGCCTGTCTTCACCGCTGTAGCCACTGCCATATGTGTAGTCATTTCTCTATCATAACCTTTTATGTCAGCAGAGTCTATATTATGTTTATTGAGAAAGTAATCTAGTAGTATTCTAGTCCCTGCTCCTCTTTGTCTGTTTACAAAAACTATATCTTTTCTTAGCAAGTCTGTAAAGTCTTTTATTCTATTTTTGTTTCCTTTCTCTACAATAAAACCTTGAAGTCTTTTAACACCTTTTATGATAGCCATTTTATTTCCCGGGAAATATTTTTTTACATAGCTTATATTATACTCTCCAGTATTCACATCAAGTAGATGAATTGGTGCTATATGACATTCCCCTCTTCTCATGGCCAATATTCCACCCATGCTTCCTACATGTCCTGAAACAAGCCTGATCATATCTGCAATTATATCCATAATCAAATCATGACTTCCTATAGAAACTAAAGTTTCTTTAATATTACTTAAAGGCTTTAGTAGTTTAACATCAACTTCATCTCCAGCTTCTATGCCTTCAAGATTACGAGGGATTACAGCGATGCCATCAGCCTTAACTAAGCTCATAGTGACACCTGCTCCTCCTGGTAGTGGAGTGGCCACTAGCTTATTATTTACATACCCTAAGTTTACCCTAATTAATTCTCTATTTTTTAATGAGGAAACTATTCTCTTTGATACAGTTGCTTTGACTATTTCTTCTTTTTCTTCTTCAAGCCCTATATGTTTTAATATTAAAGGCTTAACAAATGTATCAAAGACTAAATAAGCAGAAACTGGATATCCTGGGATTCCTATGACAGGTTTGCCTTTAACTACTCCAAGAATTGTAGGCTTACCTGGTTTAAGGGCGATTCCATGAACTATTACTTCTCCAATTTCCTCTATTATCTTTACAGTATAGTCCTTCGTTCCTGCAGATGAGCCTGCATTTACTAATAATATATCATTCTCCTCTATTCCTTTAAGTATTGAATTCTTAAGAAGCTCATATTCATCTTCTACTGGTCCATATCTATTTGGAGTTCCACCATACTCTAATATTAATCCTTCAAAAACTCTAGAGTTAGAATCTAGTATTTTACCTATGGTCAAACTATTAATATCGTCTATTATCTCTGTTCCTGTTGGTATAATTCCAACCCTCGGTCTTTTATACACCTTTAAGGTTTGAATTCCACCTGATATAAGAGCTCCTATGTCTATAGGTCTTATTTTATGTCTTGATGGTATTATCATTTCTGTAGCTACTATATCTTCTCCTATAGGTCTTATATGCTGCCAAGGGTGAGCCGCTTTAAGAATCTGAACCTTACTGTCACCTAATTCTATTACATCCTCTATCATAATAACTGCATCAAATGGTTCAGTTACTGGATTGCCTGTATTTATATAAATAAAGTCTTTATTTAGCTCTAACACTTTAGGATTTACATCACTAGCTCCCTCTGTGTCTTTAGATTTTACTAATATTCCGTCCATTGCTGCTGCATTATAATGTGGAGATGAGGTTTTTGCATAAATTGCTTCATAAGTTATTCTTCCTAAAGCTTCTAGAACTTGAATTTCTTCGTGTTCAAATTCTTTAGCTAGCCTTTCATAATATAGTCTTCTGGCTTCATCAACATCTGTATTACCTATATAAATACTTCTATCTTCCTTTTTCAATAGTCTCCCTCGCTTTCTATCATTCTACCTTAACTCGAAACATAATAGAAATATTAAGCGAACTTCAGATTAAATCTACAACTCTTAGCGAGTGTAGATTTATAATCCATTAAGTATCTACGCTTATGTTTCTTAGCATTTCTTTATCTAGCAAACTATAAGAAATATACCTCTCTTATCTCTCCTTTTAATATCCCTTCTTCATGTGGCTTTAGTACAATATATCCATCTGATTTAGAAAGTAATGTAATCATTCCCGACTTCCCAAAAGTTGGTATTGCATATGTTTTTCCTTCTCTTTCTACCACATTGACCAATTGATATGTTTCTTTTCCTGGTGATGAGGGAAAATTGAAATCAAGTATTGCAGTAGTTTTGCTAACTTTATCTTTTATATTCAATAAATTTCTTATGAAATACTCTATAAATACCTTGAAAACAATTATTGAAGAAACAGGATGTCCCGGCAGTCCAAATATTGCTTTCCCTTTTCCTTCTCCTATAATTGTAGGCTTTCCTGGTTTTATAGATACTCCGTGCACAAAAACACCTTTACCGTCAAATGAATTTATTACCTTGCTAGTATAATCTCTAGTTCCTACTGAGCTTCCCCCAGAAATTATTACTATGTCTGAGACATCAAGTGCCTTTTCCACACTTCCTCTTAACAGTTCAAAGTCATCTCTCACAATGGACCTACCAGCAACCTTACCACCTAACTTCGTAATCAAAGAATGAAGTGCATAGCTATTTATATCTCTCACTTTTCCCATAGTGAGTTCTTCCTCTAAGTCTACTATTTCGTCACCAGTTGAAATTATAAAAAATCTAGGCTTTTTATATACCTTTATATTTGATACACCAAGGGCTGCTAAAACTCCTATATCTTGAGAAGATAATCTTTTTCCCTTTTCAATTATTCTCTCTCCTATTTTTATGTCATCACCTTTTAATATAACATTCTCACCAACTGATAGAGGTCTATATACCATTAAGGTTGAGTCATCAAGTTTTTCTGCATATTCAATCATTATTACTGCATCTGAGCCTTCTGGTACCATACCGCCTGTAGGCACATAAATAGCCTCACCGTTGGATAACTTTATATTTGTTTCTTCACCCATTCTAATTTCTCCTAAAAGAGTTAAGAAGCTTGGAATAGATTCACTTGCTCCATGGGTGTCAGAGCTCTTAACTGCATATCCATCTACTGTTGAACGGTTGAACTCAGGTACATTTTCTTTAGCTACTATATCCTCAGCAAGTATTCTATCTGTTGCTTCTAGTATATTAATCTCTTCTATTTCAATACTATACTCGTTAAAAGCCTCTAGCATCATTTTCCTTCCAGCTTCAACTGAAACTACATTGAAAAAGTCCATTCTAATAGGTCACCCTTCCCTTTTCAAGATAAATAATATTGTCACATATTCTATTTGACTGCTCTAGATTATGTGTAACAATTATAACCGTTGCTCCTGTTTCCCGATTAAAGTTTAATATTTCTCTTTCTAAAACCTTAATGGATTCTGGATCTATATTTGATGTAGGCTCATCTAGTAATAAAAGCTCAGGTTCAAACACTAGTGCCCTTGCCAAAGATACTTTTTGTGATTCTCCTCCAGAAAGTAAATGTGCCTTTTTATCTCTAAGTCCTTCAATCCCTAACCTACTGATTACTTTATTGACTCTGTTTTTTATATCTTCTTTATTAAATTTTCTAATTTTTAAAGGATATTCAATGTTTAGATAAACTTTTCTTTTAAAAAGATAGGGTTTTTGTGAAACTAATGTCATCCTGTCATATGGTTTCGAATTAATGACTGATTGGTCATACGATACTGTACCCGTATATTCATCATCCAGTCCTGCGATTATGTTAAGCAATGTACTTTTACCAGAGCCATTAGGACCAATTATCCCTGTTATTTTTCCTTTTTCTATTTCTAGCTTTTCTATATCTAGTACTAGTTTATCATTGTAATATTTTTTTATATTATTTATAGATACTTTCAAATTAATCCTCTCCTTGATAGGAGTATATTATGCTATTTACCCCAAAAGAAATTATTAAAAGCACAATTCCTAAAGCTATTGCCATAGGATAATCTCCCATAGAATTCATCATTGAAATAGTTGTTGTAATAACTCTTGTATGGTTTTTTATATTTCCTCCAACTATCATAACTGCTCCAACCTCAGATATGGCTCTTGAAAAAGCTGTTGCAATATTAACTAAGATATCTACTTTTAGTTCTTTTATTATAAGTATTATTATATCAAGCTTCCCTGCACCTAAAGTTTTTCCTACCTTTTCAATAGTCTTTCCACGGTTTTTTGAAAGACTGTATGTTAGCCCAATTATTAGAGGAGTTACTAATAATGTTTGAGCAATTATCATAGCTGTAGGAGTATATAGTAAGTCAAGAAATCCTAATGGCCCCTTTCTTGAAAGTAATATAGCAACTACCAATCCCACTATTACTGAAGGAACACTCATCATTGTGTATACTAATCTTGAAAATAGGCGTTTACCTTTAAACTCCTTTATTCCTAAATAAATACCTAAGGGTATAGATATTATTGAAGAAAGAATAGTAGATAAAGAGGATACAAATAATGATAATAATATTATCTTATATACTTCTTTATCTAAACTTATTAGTAAGTATCCTGCTTCTTTAAAACCATTTAAAATATAGTCCATTTAATTCTCCCCTTTGTAAAAATCCTAGCATAGCATTGTTTGCTACATACCATTGCACTTTCCTTGAGCTATGCAGTTCCGACTCTAAGCTAGGCAAGCATGAATCCCTAAAATAATTATTATAGAAAAATAGCCGCATGCTGCCAGTGAGGCTAAGCATGCAGCTAGTATAACTTCTTATAGCTCTTAATTATACTACTTGAGTAAATAACTTTTATATTATTTTAGCTTATAATATATGATTTCAATTTTTACTTTCCATTAGGTACGAATAATGGCATTCCATACTTATCTACACCAAATTCACCTATTAGTTTTTGTCCTTTTTCAGACAACATCCAATCCATAAATGCTTTTGCTCCCTCAGCATTTATTTTATCACTTTTTTCTGGGTTTACTGGTATTATACCATATTGATTAAATAAATTCTCGTCTTTTTCTATTATTATATCAAGATCTAATGTATCTCTTAAGCTAAGATAAGTTGCTCTATCTGTTAATGTATAACCTTGTTTTTCTGAAGCTATTTTCAATACATCGCCCATTCCACTACCTGCTGATAAGTACCAATCTCCTTGTGGTTCTATGCCAGCTGTTTTCCATATTTCTAATTCTTTCTTATGAGTACCTGAATCGTCACCTCTTGAAACAAATTTAGCTTGGTTTTCAGAGATAGTAGTTAAACCTGTAAGAATATCATTTGGTGAATTTTCCTTTAACTTTAGAGGATCGTCTTTTGGTCCAACTAGTATAAAATCATTATACATTACATCATGTCTTTCAGTACCATGACCTTCTTTAACAAACTCTTCTTCTGATGCTTTAGCATGTACAAGTAGTATATCTGCATCTCCATCTTTCCCCATTTGAAGAGCTTTACCAGTTCCTACTGCTATAACCTTAACTTCTATACCTGTATCTTCAGTAAATTTAGGAAGCAAATAATCTAAAAGTTTACTATCTTGTGTACTAGTAGTTGTAGAAAGTATAATACTTCCACCTAATTTTTCTTCGTTATCATTTCTATTGCCATTAGATTGATCTACGGAATTTTCAGGTTGATCTGTAGATTTAGGTGTACATCCAACTAATAAAGAAAATACAAGTAAGATACTTAAAGAAATTAACAAAAACTTTTTCATGAGTATTTTTTCCTCCTTTTATTATGTAGTTTTTTTAACCGCAATTTCCGAATGCAAATTTATTTGTGACTACCCTCCATAAATTCGGTGATTGGGATATTTGACCTGCTAATCACTTCCTGATAAAAGAATTCAACAAGTAGGGATAAGTCGTTTACCGCAATCTCATAATTTAAATTTATTGGCTCGCTATCACTCGCATAAATTTGATTCTCCTTGCGTTTGACCTACCTACGATTCTTTTAAAAAGGCATTCAAATCAATCGAGTTAGGTCATTAGCAGTCAAATAACTAAATCTGCTAACTCCCTTCGGTCGTTCAAACTTGGTGCTTGATACATTTGACCTACCAGCAATTTCTCGATTAAAGCATTCGAAAAGTTAGGTTAGATCATAAAAAAAGACAGTCCCAAAAAGGACTGTTTTAAACTAGTGGCAAAACATTAAATTTTACCAACAGGTTAAAACTTTCCTTTCCAAATACGGGAGGCACAAGAATTTCTCCTTATACCCATCGGCTAGACTTCATGGTCAACATTGACTTTAGAAGTTTAAGCTCGGAAAATTTGAGTAGATATTCATTTTTTCTCCTCTGGCAAAGCCTATGAGGGTTATATTTAATTCTCTTGCTAATTCTACTGCAAGACTAGTAGGAGCTGCTCTAGATACTAGTATAGGAATTTCTCTTTTTGCAGTCTTTATAAGCATTTCAGACGATATCCTTCCACTAACTAGAAGTATCTTGTCTGTTAAGGGGATATCCTCCACTAATGCTCTTCCTAGTACCTTATCTAATGCATTATGTCTTCCTATGTCTTCTTCAAAGATAAGTATATCATTAAAGCTACATAGGGCACAACTATGAACCCCTCCTGTATTTAAAAAAAGCTCTGAGTTTTTACTAAAGGCTTTTACAAGGTTCTTTATTTCATCTAAGGTTATAGTTAAGTAATTATTTATCTTCTTAGACTTAAAGGAATCTAATACATTATAAAACAGTGTACCCTTACCACAGCCTGATGTAATAGTTCTTTTCCCATACAGTTTTTCTATTAATGAGCTTTTATTTTTTAACTCAACATAAGAAAGACCTTTTTCTTCGTCTATTTTTAGATTAACAATGTCTGAAGTAGAACTTATAAAACCTTCTGAATAAAGAAAACCTACAGTCAAATATTTAAGAGATTTTGGACTACATAGTAGTGTTATAAATTCTTCATCATTTATAAATATAGTAAAAGGATATTCTGAAACTACTATGTCTTCTTCTTTTAATATATTGTCACCCTTCACTCTTATTATATCTACTTTTTTTGTATCATTCATAGGATTTACCTCTTTATTCATTAGCAATTTTAATCAAATAGTTATTTAAGTCTTCCTTTGTATTGAGATTCAAAAACATATCCCAATTAGGACTAAACCTTCTAGCCTCTTCTTCACTTATATAGTATACATCCACCTTCTCTAATAGTGAATTAATAGATCTATTACCACTAAAAAGATGCTTCTCTATTTCAATTTTGAGTTTTTTAGAATAAAAAGCATTAAAAGGCTCTATCCAACTACCAAATCTAGTAATACAAGCAGAAGTATCTATGCATCTAATACTATTCTTCATATATCTTATATAATCAAAATTTATATTAGGCATGTCACATGCTAGAAAGTAGGAAAATTCATTTGAAGCCATGGTTAATCCTGCATGTATGCCGCTTAACGGGCCTCTTCCGACTATTATGTCACTAATTATCTTATCCCCAAGCCCCTTATAGCACTCAGGTCTATTAGTTACTATAATAATCTCATCAAACTCCTGGTTGAGTTTCATTATGAGACTATCCATAAGTCTTCTTTCATTAATTTTCAGTAGTTGCTTATCAAAGCCCATTCTAGAACTTTTACCACCTGCTAGTATGACAGCAGTACCAAACTTCTTCATATATATCACCTATCTAGCACATTCACCTGTTTTACCTGTTAATATCTCAAGACCATGATGTATACTATCAATAATATATTCTAAAGATTCTCTTACAGCCTTTGGACTTCCAGGCAAATTAACTATAAGTGTCTCTTTTCGTATTCCTGATGCTGCCCTTGATAGCATAGCTCTTGGTGTAATACTCAAACTATAGTATCTAATGGCTTCTGATATTCCTGGAGCCATTCTATCACATACCTTAATAGTTGCTTCTGGAGTTACATCTCTTTTACTAAATCCAGTACCACCTGTAGTTAATATTAAATCTAGCTTCAGTTCATCTGACATATGAACCATTTCTCTTGATATACTGTCCTCATCGTCTGGAAGAATAACATACCTCTCAACAGTATACCCCTTTTTCTCCAAAATATCAGAAATAACCTTACCACTTAAATCTTCTCTTTCACCTTTTGAGCCTTTATCACTGGCTGTAATTATTCCAACTCTAAACATTTTTATCCTCCCCAAGGAAGATTCATATATTCCTTCATTCTTCTGTCATATTCAGATTTGAATAATCTTTCATGACCATCTTCCCACTCAGCTAATTTATTGAATAAAGTTTTTGCTACTTCATCGTCAGCACTTTCTGCTGCTTTTCTATAGAATTCCGCATAATCTCTTTCAATTAAATAAGCCATCCTTAGCACAGTTAAATCTGGAATATCAGATTCCATTAAAGTCTCAGCTATATGTTCAGACTTTTCTCTAGACTCAAAAATATTTTTTTCATCTCTATTAAAGCCCTCTGACTTAATATTAAATGAGTCTGTTTCAAGATATTCCTCTAATTGTTCTTTTATGAAGTTGTAGTGCTCCATTTCTACATCTGCTAAATCTAAAAATAGCTTTCTTGTAGTTGGATTATTAAACTTTTCTGCTTTTTCTTTGAAAAAATTATATCCATCAAGCTCCATTTGCATAGCATATTTCATTATTTGCTCATACTTTTTCATAGACATCTCAGCTCCCTATCTTTTGAATTTTAACAGCAGCCACTTTAAGCTCTGGTATTTTTGCTATTGAATCTAGTTTACTATTAGTTAGGTAGTTAGCAGCACCTTCAGCAAAGTGGAATGGCATAAATAGTACATTTTCTTCTATTATATCAGTTACCTTTGCTGTTGTAGTTATTTCTCCACGTCTTGAAGCTAACTTTACCTTTTCTCCGTGAGATATTCCAAGCTTAATAGCTGTCGCTTCATTTATTTCAACATAGGATTCAGGAGCTATTCTATTTAGTCCTTCTACTTTACCTGTCATAGTTCTAGTATGATAGTGATACAATATTCTTCCTGTCGTAAAGATAAATGGATACTCTGAGTCAGGAGTTTCAGCACTTACTGTATAATCTATTGGCATAAATAAGCCTTTACCTCTTGCAATAGAAGCCTTATGAAGATATTTTGTACCAGGATGCTCTTTGTCTGGACACGGCCACTGAATGCCAACTTTCTCTAATCTATCATAGCTAATACCCGCATATGATGGAGTTACACTAGCTATTTCATCCATTATTTCTGACGGATGGCCATATTTCTTATTATATCCTAGTTTATTCATTATCTCCATAATTATTTGCCAATCTGGTTTAGATTCTCCAACAGGATTTATTGCTTTTCTAATTCTTTGAACTCTTCTCTCAGTATTAGAAAACGTTCCGTCCTTCTCTGCAAATGATGCGGCAGGAAGTACTACGTCAGCAAGCTCTGCAGTTTCAGTTAGGAATATGTCCTGAACTACTAGAAAATCAACATTATTTAGAGCTTTTCTTACATGGTTTATATCTGGATCAGAAACCATTGGATTTTCTCCCATTATATATAGAAATTTAATGTTTCCATGCTCTGCCCCATCTAAAATTTCAGGTATAGTTAAACCAATTTTATTTGAAAGTTTAGCATCCCATGCTTTTTCGAACTTTTCTATTACTTCTGGCTTGAATACCTTTTGGTATCCTGGTAAATCTGATGGTAATCCACCCATATCACAAGCACCTTGAACATTGTTTTGTCC
The Proteiniborus sp. DW1 DNA segment above includes these coding regions:
- a CDS encoding molybdopterin biosynthesis protein, whose protein sequence is MKKEDRSIYIGNTDVDEARRLYYERLAKEFEHEEIQVLEALGRITYEAIYAKTSSPHYNAAAMDGILVKSKDTEGASDVNPKVLELNKDFIYINTGNPVTEPFDAVIMIEDVIELGDSKVQILKAAHPWQHIRPIGEDIVATEMIIPSRHKIRPIDIGALISGGIQTLKVYKRPRVGIIPTGTEIIDDINSLTIGKILDSNSRVFEGLILEYGGTPNRYGPVEDEYELLKNSILKGIEENDILLVNAGSSAGTKDYTVKIIEEIGEVIVHGIALKPGKPTILGVVKGKPVIGIPGYPVSAYLVFDTFVKPLILKHIGLEEEKEEIVKATVSKRIVSSLKNRELIRVNLGYVNNKLVATPLPGGAGVTMSLVKADGIAVIPRNLEGIEAGDEVDVKLLKPLSNIKETLVSIGSHDLIMDIIADMIRLVSGHVGSMGGILAMRRGECHIAPIHLLDVNTGEYNISYVKKYFPGNKMAIIKGVKRLQGFIVEKGNKNRIKDFTDLLRKDIVFVNRQRGAGTRILLDYFLNKHNIDSADIKGYDREMTTHMAVATAVKTGSATTGLGIYSAAKALDLEFVSVGYEDYDFLVTQESLNDERIKEFIETIKSDEFKERVMVLGGYELEQTGQIILINQ
- the glp gene encoding gephyrin-like molybdotransferase Glp — encoded protein: MDFFNVVSVEAGRKMMLEAFNEYSIEIEEINILEATDRILAEDIVAKENVPEFNRSTVDGYAVKSSDTHGASESIPSFLTLLGEIRMGEETNIKLSNGEAIYVPTGGMVPEGSDAVIMIEYAEKLDDSTLMVYRPLSVGENVILKGDDIKIGERIIEKGKRLSSQDIGVLAALGVSNIKVYKKPRFFIISTGDEIVDLEEELTMGKVRDINSYALHSLITKLGGKVAGRSIVRDDFELLRGSVEKALDVSDIVIISGGSSVGTRDYTSKVINSFDGKGVFVHGVSIKPGKPTIIGEGKGKAIFGLPGHPVSSIIVFKVFIEYFIRNLLNIKDKVSKTTAILDFNFPSSPGKETYQLVNVVEREGKTYAIPTFGKSGMITLLSKSDGYIVLKPHEEGILKGEIREVYFL
- a CDS encoding ATP-binding cassette domain-containing protein; protein product: MKVSINNIKKYYNDKLVLDIEKLEIEKGKITGIIGPNGSGKSTLLNIIAGLDDEYTGTVSYDQSVINSKPYDRMTLVSQKPYLFKRKVYLNIEYPLKIRKFNKEDIKNRVNKVISRLGIEGLRDKKAHLLSGGESQKVSLARALVFEPELLLLDEPTSNIDPESIKVLEREILNFNRETGATVIIVTHNLEQSNRICDNIIYLEKGRVTY
- a CDS encoding ABC transporter permease, with the protein product MDYILNGFKEAGYLLISLDKEVYKIILLSLFVSSLSTILSSIISIPLGIYLGIKEFKGKRLFSRLVYTMMSVPSVIVGLVVAILLSRKGPLGFLDLLYTPTAMIIAQTLLVTPLIIGLTYSLSKNRGKTIEKVGKTLGAGKLDIIILIIKELKVDILVNIATAFSRAISEVGAVMIVGGNIKNHTRVITTTISMMNSMGDYPMAIALGIVLLIISFGVNSIIYSYQGED
- a CDS encoding substrate-binding domain-containing protein codes for the protein MKKFLLISLSILLVFSLLVGCTPKSTDQPENSVDQSNGNRNDNEEKLGGSIILSTTTSTQDSKLLDYLLPKFTEDTGIEVKVIAVGTGKALQMGKDGDADILLVHAKASEEEFVKEGHGTERHDVMYNDFILVGPKDDPLKLKENSPNDILTGLTTISENQAKFVSRGDDSGTHKKELEIWKTAGIEPQGDWYLSAGSGMGDVLKIASEKQGYTLTDRATYLSLRDTLDLDIIIEKDENLFNQYGIIPVNPEKSDKINAEGAKAFMDWMLSEKGQKLIGEFGVDKYGMPLFVPNGK